Proteins from one Geomonas agri genomic window:
- a CDS encoding DNA polymerase Y family protein translates to MEREILHITVPAFPIALARVVHSHLRGRPVAVAPLNSERALLQSVSSEAAAEGVHVGTPIYHARRSCPSLVVIAPDPHLMAKGSQALTELSAEFTPMVEPAAGRVFLDVTASRRLFGPARDVAARLEKSIAGELGLEAMAGAGGNKLVSRVAADVMQEPGVYDVFHGAERHFLAPFPVSVLPGVGESRQTLLFQDLNLKLVQEVAALSVPQLRLAVGPFAPLLHDRACGIDRSPVQPPRMSTEIVEEGLLEQEENDDAILLSELLRLVEGCGLRLRRLRKGARKITLSVMYADGVTQQGKKILPVPTSLDLPLLAAVEELFFATCKRRQRVKGLRLSCDQVAEDAGQMDLFAAAPAEVSRKENDLQETLDLLREKHGKNVVRWGKGLAVRREVTLASETPPEWDPEQNKFMTVTKN, encoded by the coding sequence GTGGAACGGGAAATCCTCCACATAACGGTGCCGGCTTTTCCCATCGCACTGGCGCGGGTGGTGCACTCACACCTGCGCGGGCGCCCGGTGGCGGTGGCTCCGCTTAACTCGGAACGCGCGCTGTTACAGTCGGTTTCGTCGGAGGCTGCCGCCGAGGGGGTGCACGTGGGGACGCCGATCTATCACGCGCGCAGGTCCTGCCCTTCGCTCGTCGTGATCGCGCCGGATCCGCACCTGATGGCCAAGGGAAGCCAAGCGCTCACGGAGCTCTCGGCGGAGTTCACCCCGATGGTAGAGCCAGCAGCGGGACGGGTCTTTCTGGATGTGACTGCGTCACGCAGGCTGTTCGGCCCGGCGCGCGACGTTGCGGCACGGCTGGAAAAATCGATAGCCGGAGAACTCGGCTTGGAAGCCATGGCCGGTGCGGGGGGGAACAAACTGGTCTCGCGCGTGGCGGCGGACGTGATGCAGGAGCCCGGGGTGTACGACGTATTTCATGGCGCGGAACGGCACTTTCTGGCTCCCTTCCCGGTGTCGGTTCTGCCGGGCGTGGGGGAGTCGCGGCAGACTCTTCTCTTCCAGGATCTCAACCTGAAACTGGTCCAAGAGGTCGCGGCGCTCTCGGTGCCGCAACTGCGGCTGGCCGTGGGTCCCTTCGCGCCACTCTTGCACGACCGGGCCTGCGGCATCGACCGATCACCGGTGCAGCCGCCGCGCATGTCGACGGAGATCGTCGAGGAAGGGCTCTTGGAGCAGGAAGAGAACGATGACGCCATCTTGCTTTCGGAGCTGTTGCGGCTGGTGGAGGGGTGCGGGCTGAGGCTGCGGCGCCTGCGCAAAGGGGCGCGCAAGATCACGCTCTCGGTGATGTATGCCGATGGGGTCACGCAACAGGGAAAGAAGATACTGCCGGTGCCGACGTCGCTGGACCTACCGCTGCTGGCGGCCGTGGAGGAGCTCTTTTTCGCTACCTGCAAGAGGCGTCAGCGGGTCAAGGGCTTGCGGCTCAGCTGTGATCAGGTAGCGGAGGATGCCGGGCAGATGGATCTGTTCGCGGCCGCGCCGGCTGAAGTATCGAGGAAGGAGAACGACCTCCAGGAGACGCTAGATCTGCTCAGGGAAAAACACGGCAAGAACGTGGTGCGCTGGGGCAAGGGGCTGGCGGTGCGCCGGGAAGTAACACTCGCCAGCGAAACGCCGCCGGAGTGGGATCCGGAGCAGAACAAGTTCATGACGGTTACTAAAAACTAA
- a CDS encoding LexA family protein, whose protein sequence is MTPKQKRVLDFILVFVNEHGYQPSQMEIAQGCGFESLGTVQHYLRSLERHGYLARQANAKRGLQLTANPPCPPFAKGGTRADHSTAKGVTGLASAFAEGDMLAANSLAEGGTGLTLATRESVPAGTFAQGGNVSFLELPLVGIVAAGKPVHAYELADAIEVPSAMAGPGNVVYEVRGDSMVEMGIMDGDYVAVHPQSVAENGQTVIAEVNGSITIKKYLRKGNTIQLLPANSAMSPITVTEEDEFHIRGVLVGSMRFYRKWNGKSST, encoded by the coding sequence ATGACACCTAAACAGAAGAGGGTGCTTGATTTCATACTGGTGTTCGTGAACGAGCATGGGTACCAGCCTTCGCAGATGGAGATCGCGCAGGGGTGCGGGTTTGAGTCGCTCGGGACGGTTCAGCATTACCTTCGGTCGCTGGAGCGGCATGGGTACCTGGCGAGACAGGCTAATGCAAAGAGGGGGCTGCAGTTGACGGCAAATCCCCCCTGTCCCCCTTTTGCAAAGGGGGGGACGCGTGCCGACCATTCAACCGCTAAAGGAGTGACAGGTCTCGCTTCCGCCTTTGCAGAGGGGGATATGCTTGCGGCCAACAGCCTTGCTGAGGGTGGGACGGGGCTCACCCTCGCAACGAGAGAATCGGTCCCGGCGGGGACGTTTGCACAGGGTGGGAATGTAAGCTTCCTGGAACTGCCGTTGGTGGGGATAGTGGCGGCAGGGAAACCGGTGCACGCCTATGAATTGGCGGACGCCATCGAGGTCCCTTCCGCCATGGCCGGACCGGGTAACGTGGTCTACGAGGTGCGGGGGGATTCCATGGTGGAGATGGGAATCATGGACGGCGACTACGTGGCGGTACACCCCCAGTCGGTAGCGGAGAACGGCCAAACGGTGATCGCGGAGGTGAACGGCTCGATCACCATCAAGAAGTACCTGCGCAAAGGGAACACGATCCAGCTGCTGCCGGCCAACTCGGCGATGAGCCCCATCACGGTTACCGAAGAGGACGAGTTTCACATCAGGGGAGTGCTGGTGGGCTCCATGAGGTTTTATCGCAAGTGGAACGGGAAATCCTCCACATAA
- a CDS encoding flavodoxin, producing the protein MSKEKSLIAYYSRAGNNYVGGNIVNLPVGNTEVAAGIIQQLTGAAMFKIDTIKQYPADYHETTEVSKKELRQNARPDLSAHLEDISEYGVIYLGYPNWWGTMPMALFTFLEEYDFSGKTIIPFCTHEGSGMGRSEKDIQELCPAATVLRGLSIVGGSVRTAEGPIRKWLGLL; encoded by the coding sequence ATGAGCAAGGAAAAAAGTTTGATAGCCTATTACTCGCGTGCCGGCAATAACTATGTCGGGGGTAATATTGTGAACCTACCGGTGGGAAACACCGAGGTTGCTGCTGGCATCATTCAGCAACTTACCGGTGCCGCAATGTTCAAAATCGACACCATCAAGCAGTATCCCGCCGACTATCACGAGACGACGGAGGTTTCCAAGAAGGAACTGCGACAGAATGCCCGGCCAGATCTCTCCGCGCATCTCGAGGACATCTCGGAGTACGGCGTCATCTATCTGGGGTACCCCAACTGGTGGGGGACCATGCCCATGGCGCTCTTCACTTTCCTGGAAGAGTACGACTTCTCGGGGAAGACCATCATCCCGTTCTGCACCCACGAAGGCAGTGGCATGGGGCGCAGCGAGAAAGATATCCAGGAACTATGCCCCGCGGCAACGGTGTTGAGGGGACTTTCCATCGTAGGCGGTAGCGTTCGGACTGCAGAGGGACCGATCCGAAAATGGCTGGGCCTACTGTAA
- a CDS encoding AraC family transcriptional regulator, whose product MEKGMESLNEAIARWTEQGELHITAIPDLALFRRQEPTEPISGLYEPSVCLVTQGAKVVKFGDESLVYDAQHFLITAIHMPTLVQVTEASREKPYLGLRLKLDLREVSQLMLDSNLPKPRTQHTSRGMATGEVTPQLVDAFRRMIALLDDPMDIPIMAPVIQREIIYRLLTGDQGERLRQIASTGSQGSQIARAIDWLKGNFSHPLRIEDLATKVNMSTSTFHHHFRTLTAMSPLQYQKMLRLNEARRLMLAERVDATTAAFNVGYESASQFCREYGRLFGAPPLRDINRLRQTSVAA is encoded by the coding sequence ATGGAAAAGGGGATGGAGTCTTTAAACGAGGCCATTGCTCGATGGACCGAACAGGGAGAGTTGCACATTACTGCGATTCCGGATCTTGCCCTTTTCAGACGACAGGAACCAACGGAGCCGATAAGCGGGTTATACGAGCCTAGCGTCTGCCTGGTGACCCAGGGGGCGAAGGTCGTGAAATTTGGTGATGAATCCCTGGTCTATGACGCCCAGCACTTCCTAATCACGGCCATTCATATGCCCACGCTGGTTCAGGTAACCGAGGCGAGCCGCGAGAAACCTTACCTGGGGCTCAGGCTGAAGCTCGACCTGCGCGAGGTTTCCCAACTGATGCTCGACTCAAACCTCCCCAAGCCGCGCACCCAGCATACCAGCCGGGGTATGGCAACCGGCGAGGTCACGCCGCAACTGGTAGACGCCTTCAGGCGGATGATTGCGCTGCTTGACGATCCGATGGATATACCCATTATGGCGCCCGTCATCCAGAGGGAGATCATCTACCGCCTCCTGACGGGGGACCAGGGAGAGCGGCTGCGCCAGATAGCGTCTACAGGCAGCCAGGGCAGTCAGATCGCCCGTGCGATCGATTGGTTGAAGGGTAATTTCAGCCACCCCCTGCGGATCGAAGATTTGGCGACCAAAGTCAACATGAGCACCTCGACATTCCACCATCATTTTCGAACCCTGACCGCCATGAGCCCGCTGCAGTACCAGAAAATGCTGCGCCTGAACGAGGCGCGGCGCCTAATGCTGGCTGAGCGCGTCGATGCAACAACGGCAGCGTTCAACGTGGGTTATGAGAGCGCGTCGCAGTTTTGCCGGGAGTACGGCCGTTTGTTCGGTGCCCCTCCCTTGAGAGACATCAACAGACTGCGGCAGACTTCTGTCGCCGCCTAA
- a CDS encoding aldo/keto reductase, which translates to MKKRKLGNSGLEVSAIGMGCMNLSFGTGKAVGVSEGVKVIRAGYEKGITFFDTAEAYGPFTNEELVGHALEPFRKEVILATKFGMISEEDGLNSRPEHIKKVADASLKRLKTDYIDLFYQHRVDPNVPIEDVAGAVKELIREGKVRHFGLSEAGAETIRRAHAVQPVAAVQNQYSIWTREPEAEVLPVCEELGIGFVPWGPLGTGFLTGAITPDTEFDSATDLRATFPRFTREAMKANMPLVEMLNEIARGKGVSTVQIALAWLLAQKPFIIPIPGMDKLEYIEDNIKSADLELTPTDLQEIERRLAGIAVQGDRLSKELLSLSEQ; encoded by the coding sequence ATGAAAAAACGCAAACTGGGCAACAGTGGCCTTGAAGTTTCCGCCATCGGCATGGGTTGCATGAACCTGAGCTTCGGTACCGGCAAAGCAGTAGGCGTCAGCGAAGGCGTCAAGGTGATCCGCGCCGGATACGAAAAAGGCATTACCTTCTTTGACACCGCAGAGGCGTACGGCCCTTTCACAAACGAGGAACTGGTCGGCCATGCGCTTGAGCCGTTCCGCAAGGAGGTAATCCTTGCCACGAAATTCGGCATGATTTCCGAGGAAGACGGCCTCAACAGCCGTCCGGAACATATCAAAAAGGTCGCGGATGCTTCGCTGAAGCGGCTAAAGACGGACTACATAGATCTGTTCTACCAACACCGGGTCGACCCGAACGTGCCGATCGAGGATGTGGCCGGGGCAGTAAAGGAGCTGATCCGCGAAGGGAAAGTCAGGCACTTCGGTCTTTCCGAGGCAGGAGCCGAGACCATTCGCCGCGCTCACGCTGTGCAGCCGGTGGCCGCAGTGCAGAATCAGTATTCCATCTGGACCCGCGAGCCGGAAGCCGAGGTCCTGCCGGTATGCGAGGAGTTGGGGATTGGCTTCGTCCCCTGGGGCCCTCTCGGCACTGGCTTTCTGACCGGTGCCATCACCCCCGACACCGAGTTCGACAGTGCTACCGACTTGCGGGCCACCTTCCCCCGTTTCACACGGGAAGCGATGAAAGCCAACATGCCCCTGGTGGAGATGCTAAACGAAATTGCCCGCGGCAAAGGGGTCTCTACGGTGCAGATCGCGCTGGCGTGGCTGCTGGCCCAAAAGCCGTTTATCATACCCATTCCTGGTATGGATAAACTCGAATACATCGAGGACAACATCAAATCCGCAGACCTGGAGCTGACGCCGACCGACCTGCAGGAGATCGAAAGGCGGCTTGCTGGCATCGCCGTCCAGGGAGACCGTCTCTCCAAAGAACTGCTCTCTCTTTCGGAGCAATAG
- a CDS encoding SDR family oxidoreductase, with product MKNVIVVIGAGSIGQAIARRVSVGKHVLLADLRQDNVEAAAKVLGDAGYDVSTAIVDVSSRHSVHTLVETATAIGPVSGVIHAAGVSPSQAAPSTILKVDLYGTALVLEEFGNVIEPGGAGVVIASQSGHRLPALTPEQNKALATTPTEELLALPMLQPDQVTDPLHAYQISKRGNSLRVMAEAVRWGKRGARVNTISPGIIITPLANDELTGPRGEGYRRMIELSPAGRAGTPDEVGAVGALLMGPDGTFITGSDFLMDGGVTASYWYGDLAPK from the coding sequence ATGAAGAACGTAATCGTTGTAATCGGTGCCGGATCGATTGGCCAGGCGATAGCGCGACGGGTCAGCGTCGGCAAGCACGTCCTGCTGGCCGATCTGCGCCAGGATAATGTCGAGGCTGCTGCGAAGGTCCTCGGCGATGCCGGATACGACGTGAGCACCGCAATCGTCGACGTATCCTCGCGTCACTCGGTTCACACCCTGGTCGAGACGGCCACCGCGATCGGGCCGGTTTCAGGTGTCATTCATGCAGCTGGTGTTTCCCCCTCTCAAGCCGCACCGTCTACCATCCTCAAGGTCGATCTGTACGGCACGGCGCTGGTGCTAGAGGAATTCGGCAACGTGATCGAGCCTGGCGGTGCAGGGGTGGTAATCGCTTCCCAATCTGGACACCGCCTCCCGGCTCTGACGCCTGAGCAGAACAAGGCGTTGGCGACAACCCCTACCGAGGAGCTGCTCGCTCTGCCGATGCTCCAACCGGACCAGGTGACTGACCCGCTCCACGCCTACCAGATCTCCAAACGTGGCAACTCGCTGCGGGTCATGGCTGAGGCCGTGCGGTGGGGCAAGCGTGGCGCACGGGTCAACACGATAAGCCCGGGCATCATTATCACTCCTCTTGCTAATGACGAACTCACCGGTCCGCGTGGCGAGGGCTACCGCAGGATGATCGAACTCTCTCCCGCCGGGCGTGCCGGAACCCCGGATGAGGTGGGGGCGGTCGGTGCGCTGCTGATGGGTCCGGATGGTACCTTCATCACCGGCAGCGATTTCCTGATGGACGGCGGGGTCACAGCCTCTTACTGGTACGGCGACCTCGCGCCGAAGTGA
- a CDS encoding iron-containing alcohol dehydrogenase encodes MKNFIFSIPTTAYFGKGQIEILGETIKAHGGSKALLAYGGGSIKQNGIYEVILEQFRKAGLAHAELSGIQPNPRIESVEEGIEVYRANGCDFILAVGGGSTLDACKAIAAGVKYDGPVTDLFVDESGISSKIAAVAPLATILTMAGTGSELDMGGVITVGDDHKKKVVLHPLLNPKFSILDPEYTYTVPEYHSMAGVADILCHLMEQYFTPEVGAKVQDRMNEGVMKAVLEEAPKILANPNDYDARANIMWASSMALAGFQFVLGKPGFPFPLHGMGHELSSMYDMTHGVTLALLTPAWMRHTMSTTPEHLPVFAKFARNVMEVREDDDAKAAEEGVKKLEAFYSAIKMPANLREAGVKEDDLEAMAEKAVENGKLGILSTIGKDEALNIMRMAF; translated from the coding sequence GTGAAAAATTTCATTTTCAGCATTCCCACCACCGCTTACTTCGGCAAAGGGCAAATCGAGATCCTCGGCGAGACCATTAAGGCCCATGGGGGCTCAAAGGCGCTGTTGGCGTATGGCGGCGGGAGCATCAAGCAAAACGGCATCTACGAAGTAATCCTCGAGCAGTTTCGCAAAGCCGGTCTCGCCCATGCGGAGTTGAGCGGGATTCAGCCGAACCCGCGGATCGAAAGCGTGGAAGAAGGGATCGAAGTCTATCGAGCAAACGGTTGCGATTTCATCCTGGCCGTGGGAGGCGGATCGACCCTGGACGCCTGCAAGGCAATTGCCGCCGGCGTGAAATACGATGGTCCGGTGACGGATCTCTTTGTCGACGAATCAGGCATCTCGTCCAAGATCGCTGCCGTAGCTCCTCTGGCGACCATTCTGACGATGGCAGGAACCGGCTCGGAACTGGATATGGGTGGTGTCATCACCGTTGGCGACGATCACAAGAAAAAGGTCGTCCTGCACCCTCTGCTCAACCCCAAGTTCTCCATCCTCGACCCCGAGTACACCTACACCGTCCCGGAGTATCATTCCATGGCCGGCGTCGCGGACATCCTCTGTCACCTGATGGAACAATACTTTACCCCGGAGGTCGGAGCCAAGGTTCAGGACCGTATGAACGAGGGGGTCATGAAGGCGGTGCTGGAGGAGGCCCCGAAGATTCTGGCTAATCCCAACGACTATGACGCGCGTGCAAACATCATGTGGGCCAGTTCCATGGCCTTGGCCGGATTCCAGTTTGTGCTCGGCAAGCCGGGATTCCCCTTCCCGCTGCACGGCATGGGGCACGAGCTTTCCAGCATGTACGACATGACCCATGGCGTCACCCTGGCGCTGTTGACGCCTGCCTGGATGCGTCACACCATGAGTACCACTCCTGAGCACCTGCCGGTCTTCGCGAAATTCGCCCGTAATGTCATGGAGGTCCGTGAGGACGACGATGCCAAAGCGGCAGAAGAAGGCGTCAAAAAGCTGGAAGCTTTTTACTCGGCCATCAAGATGCCGGCAAACCTGCGCGAGGCAGGCGTCAAGGAAGACGACCTTGAAGCGATGGCAGAGAAGGCTGTGGAAAACGGGAAACTCGGCATCCTGAGCACTATTGGTAAGGACGAGGCACTTAATATCATGCGGATGGCATTCTGA
- a CDS encoding flavodoxin family protein, with the protein MKAIAINGSPRPGGNTEILLKKTLEPLKAAGWDTEYLRIGGKPLRGCVACMQCVERKNGKCAIENDAMNQYIEKMLTADAIILGSPTYFADVTSELKALIDRAGFVALANGGAFSGKIGAAVVAVRRGGGTHVFDTINHMYLTSSMIVPGSLYWNLGVGCLPEEVRGDEEALHNMEHLGQTIAWLGRALAAAGPFPKVAVALH; encoded by the coding sequence ATGAAAGCAATTGCAATAAACGGCAGCCCAAGACCGGGCGGCAATACGGAAATCCTGCTCAAGAAAACCCTTGAACCTCTGAAGGCTGCCGGCTGGGATACGGAGTATCTGCGGATCGGCGGGAAACCGCTGCGGGGCTGCGTAGCCTGCATGCAGTGCGTCGAACGGAAAAACGGCAAGTGCGCCATCGAGAACGACGCCATGAACCAGTACATCGAGAAGATGCTCACCGCCGACGCGATCATCCTCGGCTCGCCGACCTACTTCGCAGATGTCACCTCCGAGCTGAAGGCTCTCATCGACCGGGCCGGCTTTGTTGCCCTGGCAAACGGCGGCGCCTTTAGCGGGAAGATCGGCGCCGCGGTGGTGGCGGTGCGCCGCGGTGGTGGGACACACGTTTTCGACACCATTAACCACATGTACCTCACCTCCTCAATGATCGTCCCCGGTTCCCTGTACTGGAACCTGGGCGTAGGGTGTCTTCCGGAGGAGGTCAGAGGCGATGAGGAGGCTCTACACAACATGGAGCATCTTGGCCAGACCATCGCCTGGCTCGGCAGGGCCTTGGCGGCGGCCGGCCCCTTTCCCAAGGTTGCCGTGGCACTGCATTAA
- a CDS encoding multidrug effflux MFS transporter, whose translation MSDVNQLELCVDGETSALADPRPGWYVLGVLSLLMGFASISTDLYLPAMPVMSGSLHANTGLIEWTISGYLIGFSSGQLLWGPISDRYGRRLAVGSGLILFVVGSVGCALSKDAMTLIGWRIVQALGACASVALSRAMVRDLYEGNRAAQMLSTLITVMAVMPLVGPLLGGQIVAMSGWRAIFWFLVAVGLVTLGALYTIPETLPVQSRNTEPLRRAVLRYFELLKNRRLLGYLSTGGFLYAGMFAYVAGTPFVYISYYHFPARLYGLLFGLGIIGIMLANTLNRWLVGHFSYDRVLLSGAVAAFGSGVWAGFAAYSGLGGLWGLVVPLFFFASTTGLIVANSITGALADFPNRAGAVSALTGAVQYGSGIFGSGLVGLWADGTPWPLGLVVALSGIGCLLSMVLLIPSRSAK comes from the coding sequence ATGTCGGACGTGAACCAATTGGAGCTGTGTGTAGATGGCGAAACTTCAGCATTGGCGGATCCCAGGCCAGGGTGGTATGTGCTCGGTGTACTCAGCCTCTTGATGGGCTTTGCATCGATTTCGACCGATCTGTATTTGCCCGCCATGCCCGTGATGAGCGGTTCATTACATGCAAATACCGGGTTGATCGAGTGGACGATCTCGGGCTATCTGATCGGCTTCAGTTCGGGGCAGTTACTATGGGGGCCGATAAGTGACCGCTATGGTCGCCGGCTGGCAGTCGGCAGCGGGCTGATTCTGTTTGTGGTCGGCTCTGTCGGCTGCGCACTTTCGAAGGATGCAATGACGTTAATCGGCTGGCGGATCGTACAAGCCCTTGGCGCTTGCGCCAGTGTCGCCCTTTCGCGTGCCATGGTGCGTGATCTCTATGAGGGAAACAGGGCCGCGCAGATGCTGTCCACCCTGATCACGGTGATGGCCGTCATGCCTTTGGTCGGGCCACTGCTTGGCGGGCAGATTGTGGCCATGTCCGGTTGGCGGGCGATCTTCTGGTTCCTCGTCGCGGTCGGTCTGGTGACTCTCGGGGCGCTCTACACTATTCCTGAAACTCTGCCCGTGCAAAGCAGAAACACGGAACCGCTCAGAAGGGCTGTGTTACGTTATTTTGAATTACTGAAGAATCGTCGGTTGTTGGGGTACCTCAGTACGGGCGGGTTTCTCTACGCCGGCATGTTCGCTTACGTTGCGGGGACCCCGTTCGTCTATATCAGCTATTACCATTTCCCGGCTCGGCTTTACGGCTTGCTGTTCGGCCTCGGGATCATCGGCATCATGCTGGCCAATACCCTGAACCGGTGGCTGGTCGGCCACTTCAGCTATGACCGAGTCCTGCTGTCAGGAGCCGTTGCGGCCTTCGGCAGTGGTGTTTGGGCCGGTTTCGCCGCGTACAGCGGCTTGGGTGGGCTTTGGGGGCTGGTGGTGCCGCTGTTCTTTTTTGCTTCAACCACAGGTCTCATTGTCGCCAACTCGATTACTGGTGCGTTGGCTGATTTTCCAAACCGGGCCGGTGCCGTCTCAGCCTTGACCGGGGCCGTTCAATACGGCAGCGGCATCTTCGGCTCCGGACTGGTGGGTCTGTGGGCCGACGGAACTCCGTGGCCGTTGGGGCTGGTGGTTGCCCTGAGCGGCATCGGCTGTTTACTGTCGATGGTACTGCTGATCCCTTCAAGAAGCGCGAAATAG
- a CDS encoding aldo/keto reductase, with translation MENVVLNNGVKMPILGFGVFQVLDPEECERSVSDALQVGYRLIDTAASYMNEEAVGNALRKSGVAREELFITTKLWIQDAGYDNTKSAFEKSLNKLQLDYLDLYLIHQPFGDIYGSWRAMEELYRAGRIRAIGISNFQPDRVMDLIVHNEVVPAVNQIETHPFCQQVETQKFLQENHVQMESWGPFAEGKNDIFTNQVLLAIGKKYDKTIAQVVLRWLTQRKVVAIPKSVRPERMRENFDVLDFALSAEDMAAIATLDRKQSSFFDHRDPAMVKWLGERKLDL, from the coding sequence ATGGAAAATGTTGTTTTGAATAATGGTGTGAAGATGCCCATCCTCGGATTCGGTGTTTTTCAGGTGCTCGATCCGGAAGAGTGCGAACGGAGCGTCTCCGATGCCCTCCAGGTCGGCTATCGCCTGATCGATACCGCGGCGTCATATATGAACGAAGAGGCCGTCGGTAATGCGCTCAGGAAAAGCGGTGTTGCGCGGGAAGAGCTCTTCATCACGACGAAGCTGTGGATCCAGGACGCCGGCTACGACAACACCAAAAGCGCTTTTGAAAAATCGCTTAACAAGCTGCAACTCGATTACCTGGACCTCTACCTGATTCATCAGCCTTTCGGCGACATCTACGGGTCGTGGCGGGCAATGGAAGAGCTCTATCGAGCCGGAAGGATCAGAGCGATCGGGATCAGCAACTTCCAGCCTGATCGGGTGATGGACCTCATCGTCCACAACGAAGTGGTTCCTGCTGTCAATCAGATCGAAACCCATCCTTTCTGCCAGCAGGTGGAAACCCAGAAATTCCTTCAGGAGAACCATGTGCAGATGGAATCCTGGGGGCCCTTTGCTGAAGGGAAGAACGATATATTCACCAATCAGGTGTTGCTGGCCATCGGCAAGAAATACGACAAAACCATCGCCCAGGTCGTTCTGCGCTGGCTGACCCAGAGAAAAGTTGTTGCAATCCCCAAATCGGTTCGCCCGGAACGGATGAGGGAGAATTTCGATGTGCTCGATTTTGCACTGAGTGCTGAAGATATGGCGGCCATAGCGACCCTGGATCGGAAACAGAGCAGCTTCTTCGACCATCGCGACCCGGCCATGGTCAAGTGGCTGGGCGAAAGAAAGCTCGATCTCTAA
- a CDS encoding aldo/keto reductase — translation MEKRVLGKVLEVSAIGYGAMGLSHGYGPATDRKEAIALIRAAAERGVTFFDTAQIYGAENEEIVGEALEPMRGQVVIATKFGFELERTDKQQVLNSRPEYIRQVTEGSLKRLRVEAIDLYYQHRVDPNVAIEEVAGAVKVLIDEGKVKHFGMSEAGVETIRRAHAVLPVTAIQSEYSMMWRQPEEELLPMLEELGIGFVPFSPLGKGFLTGRFDKDSTFGSTDFRSVVPRFSPENLDANQALVKLVKDIAADKQATPAQIALAWVLAQKPWIVPIPGTTKLHRLEENLGAATVELTPDDLQNIASTLAKIEVHGDRYPAHLQQRVGR, via the coding sequence ATGGAGAAAAGAGTTCTAGGGAAGGTTCTGGAAGTCTCAGCAATCGGTTACGGCGCGATGGGACTCAGTCATGGGTACGGTCCGGCAACCGACAGGAAGGAGGCTATTGCGCTCATCCGAGCGGCAGCGGAGCGCGGCGTGACCTTCTTCGATACAGCGCAGATTTACGGTGCAGAGAACGAAGAGATCGTGGGCGAGGCTCTTGAGCCTATGCGCGGGCAGGTGGTCATCGCCACCAAATTCGGATTTGAGCTTGAGCGAACCGACAAGCAGCAGGTTCTCAATAGCAGGCCCGAGTACATCCGGCAGGTGACTGAGGGCTCGCTCAAGCGGCTTCGGGTCGAGGCAATCGACCTTTACTACCAGCACCGGGTCGACCCGAATGTCGCGATAGAAGAGGTCGCCGGCGCGGTCAAGGTTCTGATCGACGAGGGCAAGGTGAAACACTTCGGCATGTCGGAGGCAGGAGTTGAGACCATACGCCGCGCTCATGCGGTTCTGCCAGTTACGGCGATACAAAGCGAGTATTCGATGATGTGGCGACAGCCCGAAGAAGAGCTGCTACCGATGCTGGAAGAGCTCGGCATCGGCTTCGTCCCCTTCAGCCCGTTGGGAAAAGGGTTCCTGACTGGTCGTTTCGACAAGGATTCAACCTTCGGCAGCACAGATTTCCGCAGCGTTGTTCCCCGTTTCTCTCCGGAGAATCTTGATGCCAACCAGGCGCTAGTCAAATTGGTCAAGGATATCGCCGCCGACAAGCAGGCGACACCGGCCCAGATCGCCCTGGCCTGGGTGCTGGCCCAAAAGCCATGGATAGTGCCGATCCCCGGCACCACCAAGCTCCACCGCCTGGAGGAGAACCTCGGTGCAGCAACCGTGGAACTGACGCCCGATGATCTCCAGAACATCGCGAGCACCCTCGCGAAAATCGAGGTGCATGGAGATCGCTATCCCGCCCATCTACAGCAGCGGGTGGGGCGCTAG